The proteins below are encoded in one region of Candidatus Flexicrinis proximus:
- a CDS encoding undecaprenyl/decaprenyl-phosphate alpha-N-acetylglucosaminyl 1-phosphate transferase, with protein sequence MPDSFAFIITFAAALSGALFLTPIAIRLGHSYGIEAVPGGRRKHTGRVSKLGAIPIFGAFVFAVLIAQILPVPRFDPKEVIRLIGLIGGGAVVFIVGLLDDKYELSAVQQGIGQIAAAGVAVLFQIFIETVNNPFTGARTEAWPYFLTIVFSMLWLGVTMNTVNFLDGIDGLAAGVGFIASAMLFVHSAFVLQPAQTSVSLLPLALCGCTLGYLLFNFYPARIFLGGGAPLLGFLLGALSVIGGAKMATILMVLGLPLMDFTWQVFRRIRQGRNPMSGDRGHLHFRLQDNGVDQRVIVLAYYLFCAFFGILTLVITSAVFKVIAMGAMILLLAGGFALVARKNEGQTGSMSSSSSS encoded by the coding sequence ATGCCTGACAGTTTTGCGTTCATTATTACATTCGCCGCCGCGCTCAGTGGCGCGCTCTTCCTGACGCCAATCGCCATTCGGCTTGGGCATTCCTACGGCATCGAGGCCGTGCCAGGTGGCCGCCGGAAGCATACTGGCCGTGTCTCTAAACTCGGGGCGATCCCGATTTTCGGCGCATTCGTCTTCGCAGTCCTCATTGCTCAGATCCTGCCTGTGCCGCGCTTCGATCCCAAGGAAGTAATCCGGCTGATCGGACTGATCGGCGGCGGCGCCGTGGTATTCATCGTTGGCTTGCTGGATGACAAATACGAACTCTCGGCTGTCCAGCAGGGAATCGGACAAATTGCCGCCGCGGGTGTTGCGGTCCTGTTTCAGATCTTCATCGAAACCGTCAATAACCCCTTCACAGGTGCTCGCACTGAGGCCTGGCCGTACTTCCTGACCATTGTGTTCAGTATGCTCTGGCTAGGTGTAACCATGAATACTGTTAACTTCCTTGACGGGATTGATGGTCTCGCGGCTGGCGTCGGGTTCATCGCAAGCGCAATGTTGTTTGTCCACAGCGCCTTCGTCCTGCAGCCAGCGCAAACCAGCGTGAGCCTGTTGCCACTCGCGCTGTGTGGGTGCACGCTCGGATATCTGCTGTTCAATTTCTATCCGGCTAGGATATTTCTGGGGGGCGGAGCACCTTTACTGGGGTTCCTGCTTGGCGCGCTCAGCGTCATCGGCGGTGCCAAGATGGCGACCATCCTGATGGTGCTTGGACTTCCCCTAATGGATTTTACGTGGCAGGTCTTCCGCCGTATCCGCCAGGGTCGCAATCCGATGTCCGGCGATCGCGGGCATTTGCACTTCCGTCTTCAGGATAACGGGGTCGACCAGCGCGTGATCGTTCTGGCGTATTACCTGTTTTGTGCCTTTTTCGGCATCTTGACTTTGGTGATAACGAGCGCAGTATTCAAGGTCATCGCAATGGGCGCGATGATCCTGCTACTCGCAGGCGGTTTTGCGCTGGTCGCGCGCAAGAACGAAGGTCAGACAGGCTCTATGTCGTCATCTTCTTCCTCGTAG
- a CDS encoding YvcK family protein, translating into MTQRPPSPKKWDIRQTLSGYLRRVRLNRALKVVALGGGTGLPATLRAMKAYTSNITAIVTVADDGGSSGRLRREMGVLPPGDLRNNIAALADDDILMSKLLQYRFETGELAGHSLGNLLIAALSDITGGLDHALAEVSRVLNLRGRVLPATLDDVVLVATVFQPERGTTLRVEGESQIPTVGGQIQHVHLEPTTAKAYPDSAKAILEAQLVVIGPGSLYTSILPSLLVPGILEALRASSAFKLYICNVAQQPGETDGYTVADHVMAIERHIGRGVFQAVLANNHFPVENAGPNTVYVQSPPDHHEVFQRYAIDLYDLTDNARPWRHDALKLSQAIHDVIARHRIGSGFV; encoded by the coding sequence ATGACGCAGCGACCGCCAAGCCCGAAGAAGTGGGATATCCGGCAAACCCTGTCAGGGTATCTGCGGCGCGTTCGTCTTAATCGGGCATTGAAGGTAGTTGCACTGGGCGGAGGCACAGGCCTTCCCGCAACGCTTCGCGCGATGAAGGCATATACCAGTAACATCACGGCGATTGTCACGGTCGCGGACGATGGGGGCAGCTCTGGACGGCTTCGCCGCGAGATGGGAGTCCTTCCGCCAGGCGATTTACGCAACAACATTGCGGCGCTAGCGGATGATGACATTCTGATGTCAAAACTGCTCCAATACCGATTCGAAACCGGGGAATTAGCCGGACACTCGCTCGGCAACCTTCTGATTGCGGCCCTGTCGGATATTACTGGTGGCCTTGACCATGCGCTGGCCGAAGTGTCCCGTGTGCTCAATCTCAGAGGGCGAGTTCTACCCGCTACTCTAGATGACGTTGTGCTTGTTGCGACAGTATTCCAGCCTGAACGCGGAACCACGCTGCGGGTCGAAGGTGAATCTCAAATCCCGACGGTCGGCGGACAGATTCAGCATGTGCATCTCGAACCGACCACTGCGAAAGCCTATCCGGACAGCGCTAAGGCGATCCTGGAGGCGCAGCTAGTCGTGATCGGCCCTGGAAGTCTCTACACCAGCATATTGCCATCACTATTGGTGCCAGGGATTCTGGAGGCTCTACGCGCTAGCAGCGCATTCAAGCTGTATATCTGTAATGTTGCACAACAGCCGGGGGAAACGGACGGGTATACCGTTGCTGATCACGTTATGGCGATTGAACGGCACATTGGGCGAGGTGTATTTCAGGCGGTTCTCGCGAACAATCACTTTCCAGTTGAAAACGCAGGGCCAAATACCGTGTATGTTCAATCGCCCCCGGATCATCACGAAGTCTTTCAGCGGTATGCGATCGACTTGTACGATTTGACCGATAATGCGCGACCCTGGCGGCACGATGCGCTAAAATTGTCTCAGGCGATCCATGACGTGATCGCGCGTCACAGGATTGGCAGCGGGTTCGTCTAG
- a CDS encoding TIGR01906 family membrane protein yields the protein MKAFALALASWLVTIGVPLLLVLGSVRLVMSPQYLLFEYQRPDMTADMFGFGLEDRVRWGPIGIDYLLTDADISLLGDLRFPDGAALFTQRELGHMVDVKAVTRAAFALLTASLAVFPLCAWILARSGQPGQLRNALIRGAVFTLSAIVAILFGATVAWDTFFALFHRAFFADGTWIFYTSDTLIRLYPEKFWFDAALTIGILVIGGALLILVLSVWQWRRSLRVRQPETVV from the coding sequence GTGAAGGCTTTTGCTTTGGCTCTTGCCAGTTGGTTGGTGACGATTGGCGTTCCGCTACTGCTGGTACTGGGAAGCGTCAGGCTGGTCATGTCGCCCCAGTATCTGCTGTTCGAATATCAGCGTCCGGACATGACCGCTGACATGTTCGGATTTGGGCTGGAAGATCGCGTGCGCTGGGGACCGATTGGCATTGACTACCTGTTGACGGATGCCGATATATCACTGCTCGGGGACTTGCGGTTTCCCGACGGCGCCGCCCTGTTTACCCAACGCGAACTCGGACACATGGTAGATGTGAAGGCTGTTACCCGTGCGGCTTTCGCTCTCTTGACGGCGAGCCTGGCCGTGTTCCCGCTCTGCGCTTGGATCCTTGCGCGATCCGGACAGCCAGGCCAATTGAGAAATGCCCTAATCCGAGGAGCGGTCTTTACGCTTAGCGCAATCGTCGCAATCCTTTTTGGCGCGACGGTTGCGTGGGACACTTTCTTTGCACTGTTCCATCGCGCGTTTTTTGCAGACGGGACCTGGATCTTTTACACCTCGGATACGTTGATCCGACTCTATCCTGAGAAATTCTGGTTCGACGCTGCGCTAACAATTGGAATTCTGGTCATTGGGGGCGCACTCCTGATTCTCGTGCTCAGTGTCTGGCAGTGGCGGCGCAGTCTCCGTGTACGGCAGCCGGAGACGGTAGTATAA
- a CDS encoding triose-phosphate isomerase, whose amino-acid sequence MARTPILAGNWKMHYTLAESASFATSLIPALAPYSTVERVVCPTFVSLAAVADALRGSPIKVGAQDVHFAEKGAYTSEIAPGMLVGLAEYVIIGHSEVRAYLADTNERINKKIKAALAANLKPIFAVGEVLEQYQAGETSQVVGGQVRAGLADVTADQMASIVIAYEPVWAIGTGLNADPKYANDTIGLIRATVRELYGAEIADGVRIQYGGSVKPSNMAEYMAQSEIDGALVGGASLKVDDFTALVAAAAQAKG is encoded by the coding sequence ATGGCACGCACACCGATTTTGGCGGGCAACTGGAAGATGCACTATACGTTGGCGGAGTCGGCCTCGTTTGCGACATCACTCATACCCGCGCTCGCCCCGTATTCTACGGTGGAACGCGTTGTTTGCCCGACGTTCGTTTCGCTGGCGGCGGTTGCTGACGCACTAAGAGGCTCGCCGATCAAGGTGGGGGCGCAAGACGTGCACTTCGCGGAAAAGGGGGCATACACATCAGAGATTGCCCCTGGGATGCTGGTAGGTCTAGCGGAATATGTGATCATCGGACACAGTGAAGTCCGCGCCTATCTCGCCGATACCAACGAGCGCATCAACAAGAAGATCAAGGCGGCACTTGCAGCAAATCTCAAGCCGATCTTTGCGGTTGGCGAGGTACTTGAGCAATATCAGGCTGGAGAGACATCGCAGGTCGTCGGTGGACAGGTGCGCGCTGGACTGGCCGATGTTACGGCAGACCAGATGGCCAGCATCGTGATCGCTTATGAGCCGGTGTGGGCGATTGGAACCGGTTTGAATGCCGATCCGAAATACGCCAACGACACGATAGGTTTGATCCGTGCGACTGTGCGTGAACTGTATGGTGCTGAAATTGCTGACGGCGTACGAATCCAGTACGGTGGCAGCGTGAAACCGAGCAACATGGCTGAGTACATGGCGCAGTCGGAAATCGACGGCGCGCTTGTCGGCGGAGCCTCGCTGAAGGTCGACGACTTCACAGCGCTGGTCGCCGCCGCGGCGCAAGCGAAGGGATAG
- a CDS encoding globin, producing MTESNLTVYEMVGGDAPFRVLVDTFYDYVEADPVLRPMFPDDLGPGREHQFLFLTQFFGGPARYSEERGHPRLRMRHGPFAISREMKDHWLRHMLQALDDSGISEPAISAMRDYFERGAEFLINRHDSEAANGE from the coding sequence ATGACAGAATCCAACCTGACAGTCTACGAAATGGTCGGCGGAGACGCCCCGTTTCGAGTTCTAGTAGATACTTTTTATGACTATGTTGAAGCCGACCCGGTCCTCAGGCCGATGTTCCCAGATGACCTCGGTCCTGGACGCGAACATCAATTCCTGTTCCTCACGCAGTTTTTCGGAGGTCCTGCTCGCTACAGCGAGGAGCGCGGCCACCCTCGGCTTCGGATGCGTCATGGCCCATTCGCTATCAGCCGCGAAATGAAGGACCATTGGCTGCGTCACATGCTTCAGGCATTGGACGACTCCGGGATTAGCGAACCCGCAATCTCAGCAATGCGCGATTACTTCGAACGCGGTGCTGAATTCCTTATCAACCGCCACGATTCGGAGGCAGCCAATGGCGAGTAA
- a CDS encoding phosphoglycerate kinase: MNKMTVRDVEFAGKRVLVRVDFNVPLEGGVVTDDTRVRAAAPTIQYILDQKPKAVLLMSHLGRPKDGPDPKYTLAPVAPVLEKYISAKVGFVDDCVGEKVDAALSNLPEGGVLLLENTRFYKGEEKNDPALSEKMAKFGDIYVNDAFGTAHRAHASNVGVSSHLTAVAGLLMEKEIDYLATALEAPKRPFVAILGGAKVSDKIAVIDALIDKCDSLLIGGGMANTFFLAKGIALGKSLIEPDAVETAKKLIERGGSKLVLPVDAVIGDKFADDAEKQIIDVSAGVPEGWSIFDIGPKTQALFARVLDGAKTVVWNGPMGVFEMPNFAAGTLAVGEALAKGTANGAVTIVGGGDSAAAVEQLGLADQITHISTGGGASLEMLEGQALPGVIALKDK; this comes from the coding sequence ATGAACAAGATGACAGTACGGGATGTAGAGTTTGCGGGGAAACGTGTGCTGGTTCGCGTTGACTTCAATGTGCCGCTGGAAGGCGGAGTAGTCACTGACGACACTCGTGTCCGCGCCGCCGCACCCACCATCCAGTACATTCTGGATCAGAAGCCCAAGGCTGTACTTCTGATGAGCCATCTGGGGCGTCCAAAAGACGGCCCGGACCCTAAATATACGCTTGCCCCCGTTGCGCCGGTACTCGAGAAGTACATCAGCGCGAAAGTTGGATTTGTCGACGACTGCGTGGGCGAGAAGGTAGATGCGGCACTATCGAACCTGCCTGAGGGTGGCGTGCTGCTGCTGGAGAACACGCGCTTTTACAAAGGCGAGGAAAAGAACGATCCGGCCCTTTCGGAAAAGATGGCGAAATTTGGCGACATTTACGTCAACGATGCGTTCGGAACGGCGCATCGCGCCCACGCGAGTAATGTGGGGGTGAGCAGTCACCTTACGGCGGTCGCCGGCCTGTTGATGGAGAAGGAAATCGACTACCTCGCGACCGCGCTGGAAGCCCCAAAGCGCCCGTTTGTTGCCATACTCGGCGGCGCCAAAGTCAGCGATAAGATCGCCGTGATTGACGCCCTGATCGATAAGTGCGATTCACTGCTCATCGGCGGGGGCATGGCGAATACGTTCTTCCTTGCCAAGGGGATAGCACTGGGAAAGTCGCTGATTGAGCCGGATGCGGTCGAGACCGCCAAGAAACTCATCGAGCGCGGCGGCAGCAAGCTCGTGCTTCCAGTGGATGCAGTTATCGGCGACAAATTCGCGGACGATGCCGAGAAACAGATAATTGACGTTTCGGCGGGGGTCCCTGAAGGATGGTCGATATTTGATATTGGCCCGAAGACGCAGGCGCTCTTTGCCCGCGTCCTTGACGGAGCCAAGACCGTCGTCTGGAATGGGCCGATGGGCGTATTTGAGATGCCGAACTTCGCTGCGGGAACGCTTGCCGTTGGTGAGGCGCTAGCCAAAGGTACCGCAAATGGGGCAGTGACTATCGTCGGCGGCGGTGATAGTGCCGCAGCGGTTGAGCAGCTTGGTCTCGCCGATCAGATCACGCACATCAGCACGGGCGGTGGGGCAAGCCTCGAAATGCTCGAAGGCCAGGCACTGCCCGGCGTAATCGCATTGAAGGACAAGTAA
- a CDS encoding substrate-binding domain-containing protein, which yields MTLNARRVIIALLMLSALVLSTAAQDGVKVSGSGVAGLAFQAVVTDETFEYDFSGTQNGLVAFCGNTTDIALSNRPMTVTEEANCSAAGITFSEILLGYDGYALIASPDVDFASCLSTANLDATIAPSLAGTEVKWNSLDTSYPDLSVVFVYQGINSRPGALLDRVVRGEGFRTDAVTAADGDAVIAAVSAGSGMIGLVSLSDGLGAEGVNLLELTNPTLGTCAAATAENALNRQYQGGDRLFAYVNTAALGKAGVLEAISALTSADGQSAILAAGFVPLTEALREQAAAVAAEATVGRVFSNDVITYQVTGDTTGTLRVGGASAGVNYLKSALATVISRYSTITLEESYLGAPAAVREFCNGNRELIAVTGLLSEEQQANCDANGIESYSANLGSLAAVLVGNAADDYLACVSTGLIEDVFATSSEPFATWKAYNAEFPELPVYLFVPSKGDTLVDLLMVEAAGVSTPVREDVQSNVDASYRANAVANTPGALALMTWSQAQDALSEQAGIQLVSVQADGGDCVAPSIDTIVDGTYPLSEPVSLLVNAQSLETDMVQATLYTLFGDDNYRQIESAGFVGIAFGDLVNIRASLVGAFRAADAAQAERFAVEVAATQTALAPTAEGGADVTPEPTVEGAAEATATPSQ from the coding sequence ATGACTTTAAATGCGCGGCGCGTCATCATCGCGCTGTTGATGCTTAGTGCGCTCGTGCTGTCGACTGCCGCCCAGGACGGCGTCAAAGTCTCCGGCTCGGGTGTGGCGGGTCTCGCGTTTCAGGCGGTTGTTACCGATGAAACGTTCGAGTACGACTTTTCCGGCACTCAGAACGGCCTGGTCGCGTTCTGTGGCAATACAACTGATATTGCACTGAGCAACCGCCCGATGACGGTCACTGAAGAGGCGAACTGCTCGGCAGCGGGTATTACTTTCAGCGAAATTCTGTTGGGGTACGATGGATACGCGCTGATTGCCAGCCCCGATGTGGACTTCGCAAGCTGTCTCTCTACCGCCAACCTTGACGCCACAATCGCGCCGAGCCTGGCGGGTACCGAAGTCAAGTGGAACTCACTCGATACAAGCTACCCTGATTTATCTGTGGTCTTTGTCTATCAGGGCATCAACAGCCGCCCAGGCGCGCTGCTGGACCGCGTGGTTCGAGGCGAAGGTTTCCGGACCGACGCCGTTACTGCTGCCGATGGTGACGCAGTGATCGCAGCGGTAAGCGCTGGCTCGGGAATGATTGGTCTGGTTTCATTGTCGGATGGTCTGGGCGCTGAGGGAGTAAATCTCCTTGAGCTGACTAATCCGACGCTGGGTACCTGCGCCGCAGCGACTGCCGAAAACGCGCTCAATCGCCAGTATCAGGGCGGAGATCGGCTCTTCGCGTACGTCAATACAGCTGCCCTCGGCAAGGCTGGCGTGCTTGAGGCGATTTCCGCACTGACGAGCGCAGATGGGCAGTCCGCGATCCTCGCGGCGGGATTCGTGCCACTCACTGAAGCGCTGCGTGAACAGGCGGCTGCAGTCGCGGCTGAAGCGACGGTCGGTCGCGTGTTCAGTAACGATGTGATTACCTATCAGGTCACTGGAGATACGACGGGCACGCTGCGCGTTGGCGGCGCTTCCGCTGGTGTGAATTACCTGAAGTCGGCTCTGGCGACAGTAATTTCGCGCTACAGCACGATCACGCTTGAAGAAAGTTATCTCGGTGCACCGGCGGCGGTTCGTGAGTTCTGCAACGGTAACCGTGAACTCATCGCGGTAACCGGGCTACTCAGTGAGGAACAGCAGGCGAACTGTGACGCAAACGGTATTGAGTCGTATTCGGCAAACCTCGGATCGCTGGCAGCAGTGCTTGTTGGAAACGCCGCAGACGATTACCTCGCCTGTGTTTCGACCGGCCTGATTGAAGACGTGTTTGCGACCAGCAGCGAACCGTTTGCCACGTGGAAAGCCTACAATGCCGAGTTCCCCGAACTTCCGGTCTACCTGTTTGTGCCCTCAAAAGGCGACACGTTGGTCGACCTGCTAATGGTTGAGGCGGCTGGTGTCAGCACTCCGGTACGCGAGGACGTGCAGTCCAATGTCGACGCCAGCTATCGGGCCAATGCGGTGGCAAATACCCCAGGGGCGCTGGCCTTGATGACCTGGAGCCAGGCTCAGGATGCGCTTTCCGAACAGGCGGGTATTCAACTGGTAAGTGTGCAGGCGGATGGCGGTGACTGTGTCGCGCCCTCGATCGACACGATCGTGGATGGCACGTACCCGCTGTCGGAGCCTGTTTCGCTGCTTGTAAACGCGCAGTCGCTGGAGACCGACATGGTCCAGGCCACGCTGTATACCCTGTTCGGCGACGATAACTACCGCCAGATCGAATCGGCGGGGTTTGTCGGTATCGCCTTTGGCGACCTGGTGAATATCCGTGCATCGTTGGTCGGGGCGTTCCGCGCTGCGGATGCGGCTCAGGCGGAACGTTTCGCCGTAGAAGTTGCTGCAACTCAGACGGCGCTCGCACCTACCGCTGAAGGCGGCGCCGACGTGACCCCTGAACCTACGGTCGAAGGCGCCGCAGAAGCAACGGCGACACCGAGCCAATAA